A window of the Myripristis murdjan chromosome 15, fMyrMur1.1, whole genome shotgun sequence genome harbors these coding sequences:
- the LOC115372919 gene encoding deleted in malignant brain tumors 1 protein-like, with protein MWALLVLCSMIASHGVQGSTTPDLTADTSYDALTGAPCGGYLYNSRGSFFSPNYPGSYPHHADCVWYIRPGSQVIELEFTEMDLENHFSCGYDAIYVYDGSSTGTPLLGRICGNWSATFHSTGSYLTVRFTSDGIVSHRGFRAEYRVVANPCGGSMYGSGSFSSPYYPSYYHDNSYCVWYLRTRSDERISLSITDLQFENCCYCDYIAIYDGPSLGSRFLGKVCENSTNDFFHSSSNYMTVLFRTDGSVVGRGFSAKFTSSLPPSSGRVDCSSDNMNIVISRSYLTSMGYGGHDLYLNDQYCRPQITSYQVIFSFPVNTCGTIRRFENGRVLYTNAIRAHKSQYGEITRQSHFKLHVDCRMEQDTTAQIMYIARDTNSSDVTGSGRFNATMAFYTSSSFYYKKIRAQMSTFCITTIRQRLTFLVLCFLFYQVTEVPYKVSLNQDMFVEMRLRRDDSSLVLFVDTCVASPNPHDFHTRSYDLVRDGCKRDSTYYAYSSGSSYVARFTFKSFQFLRTHDSVYLQCKILICPASDYNSRCRRGCYKRKARDLGSEHESQSLVLGPIQLKDFEKQDGGDPKDEETPKEENKAE; from the exons GCGCACCATGTGGTGGCTACCTGTACAATAGCAGAGGCTCCTTTTTCAGCCCCAACTACCCAGGAAGCTACCCTCACCATGCAGACTGCGTGTGGTACATCAGACCAGGCAGTCAAGTGATAGAGCTGGAATTCACAGAAATGGA TCTTGAAAATCACTTCAGCTGCGGGTATGATGCCATCTATGTCTATGATGGCTCCAGCACTGGCACACCGCTCCTGGGTAGGATCTGTGGAAACTGGAGTGCCACCTTTCACTCCACTGGTTCTTACCTGACTGTGCGATTCACAAGTGACGGCATTGTTAGCCACAGGGGATTCCGTGCTGAGTACCGTGTTGTGG CAAACCCCTGTGGAGGCTCCATGTATGGCTCTGGGTCCTTCTCCAGCCCTTACTATCCCAGCTACTACCACGACAATTCATACTGTGTGTGGTACCTCAGAACTAGATCTGATGAAAGAATCTCTCTGTCAATCACAGACCTGCA GTTTGAGAACTGCTGCTACTGTGACTACATTGCAATCTACGATGGGCCATCTCTTGGTTCACGATTCCTGGGGAAAGTGTGCGAAAATAGCACTAATGATTTCTTCCATTCATCCTCCAACTACATGACTGTGCTCTTCCGGACTGACGGTTCTGTGGTTGGCCGAGGGTTCAGTGCGAAGTTCACCAGCTCTCTCCCGCCAAGCTCAG GCCGTGTGGACTGTTCCTCCGACAACATGAACATTGTAATTTCAAGGTCCTACCTGACGTCTATGGGCTATGGCGGCCATGACCTGTACTTGAATGACCAGTACTGCAGACCGCAGATTACGAGTTACCAAGTGATCTTCAGCTTCCCTGTAAACACTTGTGGCACCATTCGAAGG TTTGAGAATGGCAGAGTTTTGTACACCAATGCTATCCGTGCCCATAAATCCCAATATGGTGAGATAACACGCCAGTCCCACTTCAAGCTGCATGTGGACTGTAGGATGGAGCAGGATACAACGGCCCAGATCATGTACATCGCCCGTGACACAAACAGCAGTGACGTAACAGGCTCAGGAAGATTCAATGCCACCATGGCTTTCTACACCTCCAGCAGCTTCTACTACAAG aaaatcagagcACAGATGTCTACATTTTGCATTACAACCATCAGGCAGAGGCTAACATTtctggttttgtgttttctcttctaTCAGGTGACTGAAGTCCCATACAAAGTGAGCCTCAACCAGGACATGTTTGTCGAAATGAGACTGAGGAGGGACGATTCCAGCCTGGTCCTCTTCGTCGACACATGTGTGGCCTCACCAAATCCCCATGACTTCCACACCAGATCCTATGATCTCGTCCGCGACGG ATGTAAGAGGGACAGCACCTACTACGCCTACTCCTCTGGGTCTTCTTACGTAGCCAGGTTCACATTCAAGTCCTTCCAGTTTCTGCGAACTCATGATTCGGTGTACCTGCAGTGCAAGATCCTCATATGCCCAGCCTCTGACTACAACTCCCGCTGCCGTCGTGGCTGCTACAAACGCAAGGCCAGAGACCTGGGGTCAGAACATGAGAGCCAAAGTCTGGTCCTGGGTCCCATCCAGCTTAAAG ACTTTGAGAAGCAGGATGGGGGGGATCCAAAGGATGAAGAGACTCCAAAAGAGGAGAATAAGGCTGAATGA